The genomic DNA AGCGATTTCGAGCCGGACTACGGCTAGCCGGCGTGCCGGAGTGATCCCCATGGGTACCATCGACTACTGGTTCTCCGTAGGCTCGACGTACAATTTCCTGTCGTTAATGCGCCTCGACGAAATTGAGAAGAAGTACGGCGTGCAGTTTCGCTGGCGGCCCTTCAGCATGTGGAAGATCCTTCACGAAATGGGCCACGTTCCGTTCGCCGACAAGCCAGCGAAGTTGGCCTATATGTGGCGCGACATCGCCAGGAGGGCAGAGGCTCGCGGCATTAAGGCTAAGCTGCCCGCGCCCTATCCAGCGAAGCGCATCGCCTTCGGCATCCAAGTCGCCTTCCTCGGCATGCGTGAGGGTTGGGGCAAGGAGTTTGTCAAGAACAGCTACACCCGATTGTATTTTCACGGCGAGGAGCCGTACGAGGATCCCGGACTCTCCGACACGCTGAACAGATTGGGACAGGACGTCGCCCGCGTCCTACAGACAGCGGATGGCGAAGACAACCTCCGGCTGCTCGAAGAGGAAACGAACGAAGCACGACGGCTCGGGCTGTTCGGCTCGCCAAGCTTCGTGGTCGACGGCGAAGTGTTTTGGGGAGACGATCGTCTCGAGGACGCGATCGCCTGGCGGCAACACGGAACATTGAAGCGATAGCCGATGTTCCTGCTGGAGATGGCTCAGGCCGCCACCGTCGCGCCGTCGCGAAACAGCTTGTAGGTGATGGCGTCGTAGAGCGCGTTGTAGGCGGCGTCGATGATGTTGGGCGACACGCCGATGGTGGTCCAGCGACGGTCCTCGCCGTCCTCGCTCTCGATCATCACGCGCGTCACCGCCGCGGTGCCGCCGGCGGAGTCGAGGATACGCACCTTGAAGTCCACCAGCGCCATGTCGCCGAGCTCGGCATAGTGCGGCAGCAGCGCCTTGCGCAGCGCCTGGTCGAGCGCGTTGACCGGGCCATTGCCTTCGCCGACCTCCATGAGGTGCCGGCCGGCGACGTCGAGCTTCACCGTCGCCTCGGAGAGTGTGATCAGCTCGCCACGTGCGTTCCAGCGCCGCTCGGCCAGCACGCGGAAGCTCTGCAGCGCGAAATAGTCCGGCACCGTGTGCAGCTCGCGCCGTGCCAGCAGCTCGAAGGAGGCGTCGGCGCCGTCATAGGCGTAGCCGTTGGCTTCGCGCTCCTTGACGATCTCCAGCAGCCTGGAGACATCGGGGCTCTTCGGATCGATCTCCAGCCCGATCTGGCGGAAGCGCGCGACGACATTGGAGCGGCCGGCCTGGTCGGAGACGACGATGATGCGCTGGTTGCCGACGATCTCCGGATCGATGTGCTCGTAGGTGCGCGGATCCTTCTCGACCGCCGAGACGTGCAGGCCGCCCTTGTGCGCGAAGGCGCGCGTGCCGACATAGGCCGCGCTGCGGTTGGGCGCGATGTTGAGCCGCTCGTCGAGCAGGCGCGAGAGGTGCGTGAGCGTGGCGATCTTCTCGCCGTTCATGCCGACGTCGAAGCCCATCTTCAGCGCCAGGTTCGGAATGAGCGCGATCATGTTGGCATTGCCGCAGCGCTCTCCCAGCCCGTTGATCGTGCCCTGCACCTGGCGCACGCCCGCGTTGACCGCGGCCAGCGTGTTGGCCACCGCGTTCTCGGTGTCGTTGTGGGTGTGGATGCCCAGCGACGTGCCGGGAATCTCGCGGGTGACCTCGCCGACGATGCGCTCGATCTCGTGCGGCAGCGTGCCGCCGTTGGTGTCGCAGAGCACGACCCAGCGCGCGCCGGCGGCGTGCGCCTCGCGCACGCAGGTCAGCGCGTAGTCGCGATTGGCCTTGAAGCCGTCGAAGAAATGCTCGGCGTCGAACATCACCTCCTCGGTGCGGCTCTTCGCGAAGGCCACCGAGTCGGCGATCATCTCGACGTATTCGGTGCGGCCCAGCTCGAGCGCGACGTCGACGTGGAAGTCCCAGGTCTTGCCGACCATGCACACAGTACGTGCCTTGGTGCCGACCAGGGCGTTGAGCCCGGGATCGTTCGAGGCGCTGCGCCCGGCACGCCGCGTCATGCCGAAGGCGACGAACTTCGAGCGCCTGAAGTTGGGAGGTGCGGCGAAGAAGCGATCGTCGGTCGGGTTGGCGCCCGGCCAGCCGCCCTCGATGTAGTCGATGCCGATCTCGTCCAGCGCGCGGGCAATGGCGACCTTGTCGGCCACCGAGAAATCGACACCCTGCGTCTGCGCGCCGTCGCGCAACGTGGTGTCGAACAGATAGACGCGCTTGTCGTCGGCCACGTGTCCCGCCCTCCCATTGCCTTCTCCCCGCGAAGGCGGGGAGAAGGTGCCCGAAGGGCGGAAGGGCGGATGAGGGGCCTCTCGGCGTCTCACCAACGGCAAGCGTTGTCGCTACGTGAGAAAGCCCCTCATCCGCCTCGCTTTCGCTCGGCACCTTCTCCCCGCCTGCGCGGGGAGAAGGGGTCGTATCGCACCGCCTCAGGGCATCGTCAACGAAGCCCGACCATGCCACCCTGCGGCGATGCGCACCGCCTCCTACATCCTGCCGGCCGACGACGACTACGCCCTGCATGTCCATCGCTGGCTGCCGGACGGCGAGCCCCGGGCCGTGGTGCAGATCGCCCATGGGCTGGGCGAGCATGCCGGCCGCTACGCCCGCTTCGCCCAGGCGCTGACCGACGCCGGCTGGGCGGTGCACGCCAACGACCATCGCGGGCACGGCCTGACCGCGCCCACGGCTGACGATCTGGGCTTCTTCGCCGAGCACGATGGCTGGCGCCGCGTGCTCGCCGACATGGCGCTGCTGCGCAAGCGCGTCGCGGCCGACCATCCGGGCCTGCCGGTGGCGATCTTCGGCCATTCCATGGGCTCGTTCCTGACTCAGTGGACGATCGCCGAGCGCGGCGCAGACTATGCCGGCGCGGTGCTCTGCGGCTCCAACGGCAAGCCCCCGCCGATCGCCACCCTGGGCAAGCTGATCGCCCGCTTCGAGCGCTGGCGGCTGGGCCCGCGCGGGCGCAGCTCGCTGCTGCTCACGCTGTCCTTCGCCGACTTCAACAAGCGCTTCCGGCCCAACCGCACCGACGCCGACTGGCTGTCGCGCGATACGGCCGAGGTCGACGCCTATGTCGCCGACAGGCTGTGCGGCTTCGTGCCCACCGGCCAGCTCTGGATCGACTTGATCGGCGGCGTCGCGCGACAGACCGACCCGGCGCTGGTCGGCCGGATCCCCAAGGAGCTGCCGATCCTCGTCATCGCCGGCACTGCCGACCCGGTGAGCGATGGCGCGAAAGGCCTGCCGTCACTGCTGATCGCCTATCGCGACGCTGGCCTGCGCAACGTCACGCACCGCTTCTACGACGACGCCCGCCACGAGCTGCTCAACGAGACCAACCGCGACGAGATCACCGCCGATACCCTGCGGTGGCTGCGCGACGTCCTCACGCCAGCACCGCGCGGTTGACGCACAGCGCCGGATCGACCGGCTTGCCGTCGAGCACGCGCAGCAGGTTCTCGGCCGCCGTCGCCGATACCGCGTCGGTGGCGTAGCCGGTATGGGCACCGATATGCGGGCTCAGCACGACATTGGGCAGCCCCAGCAGCGCACAGTCGGGAGCCGGCGGCTCGTCGCGGAAGGTGTCGAGGCCGGCGCCCAGCAGATGGCCGGCGCGCAAGGCCGCCACCAGGGCGCCCTCGTCGACCACCGGGCCACGCGCGGCGTTGAGCAGGACCGCACC from Alphaproteobacteria bacterium includes the following:
- a CDS encoding DsbA family protein, giving the protein MGTIDYWFSVGSTYNFLSLMRLDEIEKKYGVQFRWRPFSMWKILHEMGHVPFADKPAKLAYMWRDIARRAEARGIKAKLPAPYPAKRIAFGIQVAFLGMREGWGKEFVKNSYTRLYFHGEEPYEDPGLSDTLNRLGQDVARVLQTADGEDNLRLLEEETNEARRLGLFGSPSFVVDGEVFWGDDRLEDAIAWRQHGTLKR
- the cimA gene encoding citramalate synthase — encoded protein: MADDKRVYLFDTTLRDGAQTQGVDFSVADKVAIARALDEIGIDYIEGGWPGANPTDDRFFAAPPNFRRSKFVAFGMTRRAGRSASNDPGLNALVGTKARTVCMVGKTWDFHVDVALELGRTEYVEMIADSVAFAKSRTEEVMFDAEHFFDGFKANRDYALTCVREAHAAGARWVVLCDTNGGTLPHEIERIVGEVTREIPGTSLGIHTHNDTENAVANTLAAVNAGVRQVQGTINGLGERCGNANMIALIPNLALKMGFDVGMNGEKIATLTHLSRLLDERLNIAPNRSAAYVGTRAFAHKGGLHVSAVEKDPRTYEHIDPEIVGNQRIIVVSDQAGRSNVVARFRQIGLEIDPKSPDVSRLLEIVKEREANGYAYDGADASFELLARRELHTVPDYFALQSFRVLAERRWNARGELITLSEATVKLDVAGRHLMEVGEGNGPVNALDQALRKALLPHYAELGDMALVDFKVRILDSAGGTAAVTRVMIESEDGEDRRWTTIGVSPNIIDAAYNALYDAITYKLFRDGATVAA
- a CDS encoding lysophospholipase — encoded protein: MRTASYILPADDDYALHVHRWLPDGEPRAVVQIAHGLGEHAGRYARFAQALTDAGWAVHANDHRGHGLTAPTADDLGFFAEHDGWRRVLADMALLRKRVAADHPGLPVAIFGHSMGSFLTQWTIAERGADYAGAVLCGSNGKPPPIATLGKLIARFERWRLGPRGRSSLLLTLSFADFNKRFRPNRTDADWLSRDTAEVDAYVADRLCGFVPTGQLWIDLIGGVARQTDPALVGRIPKELPILVIAGTADPVSDGAKGLPSLLIAYRDAGLRNVTHRFYDDARHELLNETNRDEITADTLRWLRDVLTPAPRG